The following coding sequences are from one Tubulanus polymorphus chromosome 12, tnTubPoly1.2, whole genome shotgun sequence window:
- the LOC141914223 gene encoding uncharacterized protein LOC141914223, which produces MKVVIAVILALASAQAYFMGGSPWGMMGPMHQQFGAPYNPSYGAAPAPAPANPGHAAPGHGYFPWHTKPNYPPGPNYPPGPGPMPGPMPGPYPPRPYKPSPYVCKKYPKTPGCEPPHAHCPHPLPGLVLECPEGTMSGANPLLWTAAVGKTTTFTLVCPKEDQKVKAEFTAINANAEDANGDCEEGFRHKVKETNDPADWSQWECGQQAPPIPGVEAEGDVMFLQFKGTSLLAGPPEALSFTCQCD; this is translated from the exons ATGAAGGTCGTCATAGCTGTAATCCTAGCACTGGCAAGCGCTCAAGCGT aTTTCATGGGTGGAAGTC CGTGGGGAATGATGGGTCCGATGCACCAACAGTTCGGAGCACCGTACAATCCGTCGTACGGAGCGGCACCTGCACCGGCACCGGCGAAtc cgggTCATGCAGCACCGGGCCACGGCTACTTCCCGTGGCACACG AAACCGAACTATCCACCAGGACCGAACTACCCTCCGGGACCGGGACCGATGCCGGGACCGATGCCGGGACCGTACCCGCCACGCCCGTACAAACCGTCGCCGTACGTTTGCAAAAAGTATCCGAAAACCCCGGGATGTGAACCGCCGCACGCGCACTGCC CGCACCCACTACCGGGACTAGTGTTAGAATGTCCAGAAGGAACCATGTCAGGTGCCAACCCTCTATTGTGGACCGCCGCCGTGGGTAAAACCACGACATTCACATTGGTTTGTCCCAAAGAAGACCAG AAGGTAAAGGCCGAGTTTACAGCCATCAATGCTAACGCTGAAGACGCTAATGGAGACTGTGAAGAGGGTTTCCGACATAAAGTGAAAGAAACCAATGACCCGGCCGACTGGAGCCAGTGGGAATGCGGCCAACAGGCCCCACCAATCCCGGGAGTCGAAGCCGAGGGTGACGTCATGTTCCTTCAATTCAAAGGAACGAGCTTGCTGGCAGGACCGCCAGAGGCGCTGTCGTTCACTTGTCAATGCGACTAA
- the LOC141914224 gene encoding uncharacterized protein LOC141914224, translating to MDTLQCGALARSFTDLYTPLQCRRTEAARLPEGTIKYATTAATDVAVIYGDIENKVDTTTYYSCEAGKKVKITIDDYFFNTDSSCADGFQINIKGNNEDADYSALVCGTPGDKDTFTSEGELLQVRVTGTTAPSGPPEALKYKVECV from the exons ATGGATACACTGCAATGCGGCGCACTAGCGCGGTCCTTCACCGATTTATATACcccactgcagtgtagacgcactgaagcGG CAAGATTACCTGAAGGTACCATCAAATACGCGACCACAGCGGCCACCGACGTAGCCGTCATCTACGGCGACATCGAAAACAAAGTCGACACCACCACTTATTACTCGTGCGAGGCTGGTAAG AAAGTGAAAATCACGATCGACGATTATTTCTTCAACACGGACAGCTCGTGCGCTGACGGCTTCCAAATCAACATCAAGGGCAACAACGAGGACGCCGACTACAGCGCTTTGGTGTGTGGCACACCGGGAGACAAGGACACGTTCACGTCCGAGGGCGAACTGTTGCAGGTTCGAGTCACCGGTACCACCGCGCCGAGCGGACCGCCCGAAGCTCTTAAATACAAAGTCGAATGCGTCTAG